The Mustela erminea isolate mMusErm1 chromosome 18, mMusErm1.Pri, whole genome shotgun sequence genome has a window encoding:
- the LOC116578040 gene encoding LOW QUALITY PROTEIN: probable low-specificity L-threonine aldolase 1 (The sequence of the model RefSeq protein was modified relative to this genomic sequence to represent the inferred CDS: inserted 1 base in 1 codon) — protein sequence MRPPRGALRREARTTTPSMPRGPPARARTAPPGRRPNYNSQHAPGTPAGPGQPLRSKTVKPRRANPFAPGRPRWEGSGWRSGAAPAMLRGLARAAAGRPGALCTRGSGSGTEVPAHVVDLRSDTVTRPGPAMRRAMAEAVVGDDDCGEDPTVRELQEKAAKLLGVDQTLFVPTNTTANLISVMCHCQRRGSQLLLGQECHLHVFEQGGVAQIAGVHSHPLPDLPRGTLDLAELERMVTRGLGSPYHPVCELICLENTHSSSGGRVLPGDYLRQVQLLARSHRVRVRLDGARLMNTAVALHVPPARIVEHCDSVSLCFSKGLGAPVGALVGGPRXFIEEAWRLRKALGGGMRQAGVLAAAALVGLADFEEVLQRDRQNAQRFAKERVGQPLSHEAWARDRRMLYQAAAVEGLDQEALKGDEDPEAQRLTDLPQVTQLESSRAKSVRLQGSLFSLRRLGGPVPLLG from the exons ATGCGCCCCCCGCGCGGAGCCCTCCGCCGGGAAGCGCGAACTACAACTCCCAGCATGCCTCGGGGCCCGCCTGCCCGAGCCCGCACGGCGCCGCCTGGACGAAGACCGAACTACAACTCCCAGCACGCCCCGGGCACACCCGCGGGCCCAGGTCAGCCGCTGCGGTCGAAGACCGTGAAGCCCCGCCGCGCCAACCCCTTCGCTCCCGGTCGCCCTCGCTGGGAAGGGTCCGGGTGGAGGTCGGGAGCTGCCCCCGCCATGCTCCGCGGACTGGCCCGGGCCGCTGCCGGGCGACCCGGGGCCCTCTGCACGCGGGGGTCTGGGAGCGGGACGGAGGTCCCGGCGCACGTGGTGGACCTGCGCAGCGACACGGTGACCAGACCCGGGCCGGCCATGAGGCGCGCCATGGCCGAGGCGGTCGTGGGGGACGACGACTGCGGCGAGGACCCCACCGTCCG tgagcTGCAGGAAAAGGCCGCCAAGCTGCTGGGGGTGGACCAGACCTTGTTTGTGCCCACCAACACCACGGCCAACCTCATCTCTG TGATGTGTCACTGCCAGCGCAGGGGTTCCCAGCTCCTCCTCGGGCAGGAGTGCCACCTCCACGTCTTCGAGCAGGGCGGGGTGGCTCAG ATCGCGGGGGTgcactcccaccccctcccagaccTGCCCCGCGGCACCCTGGACCTGGCTGAGCTGGAGAGGATGGTCACAAGGGGCCTGGGGAGCCCCTACCACCCGGTCTGTGAGCTCATTTGCCTGGAGAACACCCACAGCAGCTCCGGGGGCCGCGTCCTCCCCGGAGACTACCTGCGCCAG GTGCAGCTCCTGGCCCGGAGCCACAGGGTCCGCGTCCGCCTGGATGGGGCCCGGCTGATGAACACCGCGGTGGCTCTGCATGTGCCCCCCGCCCGCATCGTGGAGCACTGTGACTCcgtgtctctctgtttctccaag GGCCTGGGTGCACCGGTCGGGGCCTTGGTTGGGGGCCCAA ACTTCATTGAAGAAGCCTGGCGCCTCCGGAAAGCGCTGGGCGGAGGGATGCGCCAGGCCGGGGTGCTGGCTGCTGCCGCCCTAGTAGGACTGGCGGACTTCGAGGAGGTGCTGCAGAGGGACCGCCAGAACGCCCAGAGATTCGCCAAAG AACGCGTAGGGCAGCCACTGAGCCATGAGGCGTGGGCCCGGGACAGAAGAATGCTTTACCAGGCCGCAGCGGTGGAGGGTCTGGACCAAGAAGCCCTCAAGGGAG atgaggatccTGAGGCCCAGAGGTTAACTgatttgccccaggtcacacagctggaaagtaGCAGAGCCAAGTCTGTGCGGCTCCAAGGGTCCCTGTTTTCTCTGAGGCGGCTGGGCGGCCCTGTGCCCTTGCTGGGATGA